From the Methanosarcinales archaeon genome, the window GCGGATTGTTTAATGGTCTCTATCACTTTCGATTTATCTTCATCCTTAACCACAAGCATAAGCATAGTCTTGGGAAGTTCATCATACTGAATTTCTGCTGTATGGATACCCTTCTGCTTCCCCCTTCCAAAAACTTCCATTTTTGTAAGTGAGACAAATCCTGCTTTTTCAAGACTGTCAACCACTTCAGCTTCTTTTGACGGGCGTACTATTGCTCGTATCATCTGCATTTTTCATCCTCCTTATAATTCAACAATTCCAAACTCCAGCATCATGGATTCCAGATCTTCCATTTCCATTGGTTGGGGTACTACGAACTTTGTATTGTTCTCGATGTTCTTTGCCAGGGTCAGGTATTCATTTGCCTGGTTTGATCCGGGATCAAATTCTATCACAGTCTTTCTATTGATCTCGGCCCGCTGGACCAGGTTGTCCCTGGGTAT encodes:
- a CDS encoding P-II family nitrogen regulator; amino-acid sequence: MQMIRAIVRPSKEAEVVDSLEKAGFVSLTKMEVFGRGKQKGIHTAEIQYDELPKTMLMLVVKDEDKSKVIETIKQSAYTGKYGDGKIFVSSMEEAYTIRTGESGL